The Platichthys flesus chromosome 17, fPlaFle2.1, whole genome shotgun sequence DNA window CCGCTGTACAGTAGCACCTGGATATGTAAGTAAATTATATGAAGCTTACTCCTTCtcttattgttatttttgtgaatCATTAAAGGACAACAGGTTGGCACCAAATGAGCAAGAGGCAAAGTTCAATCTGGTTGGAACCACTTCACTGAAAGTGATTTTGAGTTGTAACTGTTAGCTTATACATACTGCTGATGGATCCATATCAGCTGTCATATTTTAGTGGAGTACATACCTCTGcccaggcccaacagtcccgtatgaaaccatttaaattcactagatcccgatttgtatttggatctccACCAAATTGCGCACCTTGACAAGTGCATATCCTCCCGGAGGGTTAATAGAAATCTGTCAAGTAGTTGTGCCTAATGcttacaaaaaaacaattgaacAGACGGTTTAAAATATGGAATTCAAATTTAGATTTTACTTGTATAGTGCTAAATCTTCAcaatctcaaggcactttacatagtaaggtcaagacctttaaatataaagtataaccTCCTTGTTTCAAAAGAACACCATGCTGTAGCAAGAGGAGTGGTATCTTTTAAGATATTTATAACTGCACAGGTAGTGTTCTGTTAATATTACCACAGTTAAACAGTCATATTTCATTAGTCTCCTCTACCTTTATCAGATGCAGAGTCCTCTGCAAAATATGTTGTGCTTTTCTTCATCTGGGTGACTTTACCCTACTGCCCCCTCTCCTGTCCACCTTGCTACAAAACATCTCCTGCATAATAAAAACAGgcactgtatttaaagatggacgacatgattgCGCCTTAAAATTGAAGCCTAACCGCGCCACCTGTTGGCTGACTGCAGTAATTTCCATGTTCATGAATATTGGGACCTGCAGCAAACAACACTTAactgttttttccatttttccagAAAGTAGTGAAATGTAACAAATAATGGCAGAGACTGACTCTCGATTGGCCATGTACTGTGCAGACTATGTCTCCAAATGTGCAGTTGGCGAAGTTCGTGTCCGGGATATATTGTCTTCTTTTGTGGATAGTGGGATGAGACCGAGTGGAGACACGTCATGCATCATAacttacagtctgtggtttaaACATTTACACTTTGTGGTTAGGTCCACACTAGAAAAACAACACCAGAGTGATGTCCAAACAGCAAATGCAGTTTATATATCAACTGATGCATTACCTCAGGTCACCTGCTCTCCTTCTGTTATTCGACTAGTGACACACTAGATAGACTAGTGACTATCTAAATAGAGGTTTGAGTGAGCACTTCATTAGTTCTATTTCCAGGGTTCGTTTgcacacacttaacacatcTCCTATTTTCAGTACCAAACTTTTTATTTGCCGtactccttttctttcttatgtAGACATGTTTAAACGGTGGAGGATATTTCCCtctttttatatacagttatATAATTTATACTGTAAAGTCAAAATTATTTtatagtgaaataaaaatgatttcaacagCAAGTTATACACAGTATAATATGCCCTGCTTTAAACACTATTAGCAAAAAGCATGTTTTAGAATTTAAGGGAAGAAAAGTCCAAACAACAAGAAATCATATGTGAGGAGAGAACGCACAGTCATACAGAACCATAAAGCTGCACAAAAGATCAGCAGAAATATTTCAACTCTACTGTTGTGTGTCCATAAAACATCGACATACGTAAATATCAAAGAAAAGCATGTATAGatgcaaatagacaaaacaCCGTTCATAtatttaaacaagacaaattaaataatcttGCATCTTGCATTCTGAAGTGTCTGACTAAGTCATTTGAGGTCAGTTACGGGCTAATTTTTGCTTCTTTTCTTGCAGCAGTTAAGAACCAGTCTACACACTGCATACACAGGCACTGCCACGCTAGGTACGCCTGCCAATAGAAAGACGACTGCATTGATCCATGAAGGGTAAGGTGTTGACACCAGAGATGGAAACTCCACCTATAAGACACAAAGCATTGGAGTTAGTGTATTTAGCATGAAAAAGCAATGAaagaacattgtgtgtgtgtgggtgtgggtgttgtgttatgttgtgttttgttgtgttgtgtgtgatggGTGTGTTTACCGCGTTTGGGTCCCACACCAAATAGGTGAGTTCCTCTTGAACTTGGGTCACCAGGTAGAAAACTAAGATCACCATGACGATTAGAGGACTAATGAACCTCCATGACACCTGCCAGAAGATGCCGGGCTTACGTCCGGTCATGAACTTAATATCTTCATTGAACCTGCCAGACAGGAAAATTGTGTCAAAATTTTGAAATACAATTGGCAATCCTGCAACACATGACCTCAGTAGGTCCACTGTCCAAATCAGATTTAGCTTAAAAACAAGGACCGCTTGCTGAGGCTTTTACTCTACAGtaattttacaaaaatatcaacatgtaaagcaaacaaattaaaatagcTAACCTGTCTATGCCATAGATGTAAACAACAGCTATCATCTCAAACAGTCCAGTGGTGAGAAGTGGAACTGATCCGGCAAAATTGTCGAAGAGATTGACCCAGTAAAGTCCTGAAGGCTGCGCAAACAGGAGGGTGATGAGGAAAGCGACAAAACACGTTgtgcctgaaacacacaaagaacaaaaacaagaatGATGTTTCTTAAGTCGAGGGAAAGCTGAAGAACTGGCTGAGTGGACTGTTAAGACCAGGTTACCTGTCAGTGCTTCATGGGGCCAATGTTTAGGGAACACATGCAGGTCCTTTAAGGGGACCACCACTCCTTCAATGTTGCCAAACAGGGTCGAGAGGCCCAGGCAGAGCAGCatgacgaagaggaggacagacCAGATTGGGGAACCAGGCATCTTGGTGATGGCCTCTGTGAACACAATAAAGGCCAGACCTGTTCCCTCCACTCCCTGGACAAACACGCATCAGTCACAATGCAGATAAGAGCaaacaacaacgacaacaactGAAGAACCTGATAGATGTTAGATATGTTACCTCACTGAGAAGTGTCTGCATGTCACACGTTTTGATGTCCAGTCCAAGAACAACATCAGGATAGGAGCTGTTGAGCTGATTGAACGCCACCTCGTAGTTGCTTGTAGTGATGTTGTCCTCAGGAAGATTGAATTGGTTTAATAATGTCATGATGTTTCTGAAAACACACGTCACAGTTTACCAACCCTGCATTTGTTGTCGTCTTCTATAGTCTATGTCTTCTTCTTGGCACCTTCTTCTTGGTGCTGCATTTCTGCACGCCTGAGCACCGACTAATGACATATTGTGTAACTCAAAACTTTCGATGATGAACTAAAACAGAATGACTAAAGCAGACTTTTGACCAATCGCCAACAATCGTATCAATACAATATTGAAAGgccaatataaataaaaaaaatctattgcTGACTGCAATCTTTCCTTCTGTCCATACTCACTGTGGAGTGACCCTAAAATATAGACACCATCTGTAGGATTGGTTTAGCGCGTTAATGTGATTTGAAATATTGTACAGCTTAagccagaaaaaaagaagaagaaaaaaaatactactCTTAATAAGTAGTAAATGGTTTCATTTAATAATGTTAAATTAAGCATATTAGTGTGCCCACAATAATCAAATATATtatcatacatatatattaatttgaGTAATTAACATTCAAATCTTGAAAGGCCGATTAGTGTTCTTACAGGTTTGAGATTAATTTACATAAACTgattgttatatatattttttttcataatcaaACATCCAAAAGGTCTACTTGACTCTCTCTAAACCTTGATATTAACTGTACTCACTCACTGATACAGTTGTCATATTTCTCAGTGGCCCTGAAGCCGATGATGGAGTAGGTGACCATGGCAGCGTAGACTGAGGTGAAGCCAGTTACCACAGACAGGATCACAGCATCCTGCATGCAGTTGTTGCTAAGGAAAACAGACAAGGACTCATCACGTCTGACAATAGAATCTTCTTATATTAATTCAACTGAGCTAAATAAGACTTAAACTGCTATGTGGTTATTAAACACAACAGGTCTTCTCAATGTCTCTTACTGAACAGGGTTGTAGCTTGAGAAGGAGATGAGGCCCCCCCATGCCAAACCAAAGGCGTAAAAGACCTGGGCACCTGCATCCAACCAGGTCAATGGTTTCATCAACTCCTCTAGCTGCAAGAACGAGGTATACATAGTGATTTGGCTTTGACCTGTGAaatacaactgttttttatttttgtctatCGATACTTGAAACGTACGTCTGGTGTGAAGAGGAACGTGATTCCGCTCAGGGCTCCTTTAAGAGTCAGTCCTCGGATCAGGAAGATGGTGAGCACTATGTACGGCAGGATGGCAGTGACGTACACTGCCTGAGGTCAAGACAAGAAAACATGGAGTCATTGATCATGGAAATCAGTCTGAAGTATTTTcagtaatacaaaataaatgattatttcTTAAAACCCTTCCCCAAGACATCAATACAGGCCCAAGGCTTCACGAGTTTAGGATTCCATGTTTAAAGCAAAGTGCATTCCATGTTTGTCAAGTTTGgaagtttggtttttatttggtctatttttttcaaaattaagAATCATCAGTGTCCTTTACAGGGTTCAGGGATGAATGAGCTAGCTGGAATTTTCCGAGTTATGAAAGAATTTGCTTCAAGTTGTTGTCAGGCAGAGcgcattcatgtgttttgggggcgtGGCTCTGACGAATGGGCCTCTGGGAGTGGTTGGGATGTTTCAGTCGACCCAACCTTATCTTTAATTGTTTACCTATCTACAGCTGATATCTGCTGGCAGTAGCTGTCTCGATGGCAGACTTGAGAAGCCTGCTTTTATCTACAACCGGCTATCACTCATAATACCCATTCTGAGAAGTATGATGAATTATGAACTAGAAAGTTATAGAGGTTTGTTAAGGctaataaaacagttttaaccAACCTTGCCAGAAGTGCTTATCCCCCTTATGCAGCAGATAGCGACTATTGACCAGGCAGCTAACAGGCACAGGACTATGGGCCAGTGGATTCCTCCTGATTCAGTGATAGAGGGCGAAGTATTCAGGGTCACTCGATAAAAGAAGTAATCCACAGTGGAGCTCTCTTGACACTCGGGTACAAATCCTGCAGGGACAAAACAATGTACATGCACAATTCAGCCACTTTTTTACTGTGCATGGATTGTAAATAATCATTTATGTATATTAAAATACCTGTCCTGTTGTCGTTGAGAGGACACTGGGTCCAAGGCAGTGGGCTTTGAAAGGAATTGAAGAGATACCATAGGATCCAGGCTATTAAGGTGTTGTAGTACAGTCCAACCAAGAAGGACACCAGCATGGAGGCTATACCTGAGAAACAACATCATTAACTGTCATAAAACATTCATCAGGAAGCCAGAGAATCACTTTAGCTCCAGAGCTTGGTTTACTTACCAATACCATTCAGATAAGGGTTGATGGACCTCCACACTCCCACACTGCCTTTCCTCAGACGCTGGCCAATGGCGAACTCCAGCAGCAGGAGCGGCATtccctccagcaccagcagaaTGAGGAAGGGGATCAAGAAGGCACCTGGAAGAACATATGGGATTGGCAGTTAGAATTTTGAGATTTTACCCATTAAGTCTGTACATTATGTCCATCGATCATTGCGGTGACTATATTGGTGGCCCATACAGCCCTTTCCCCTCGGGCAgtgttttccagctcctcctggaagTTCTTGAGGAGTTAGTTAGGTCTTGTGCTTTCTGATTGTTAAACTTGCTAAACTAAGCTGTTGATCATGGTAAACCCTGCTTCTCATGCAATAACGGTTTGTTCACTTTGAACATTGTTGTTATTTAGTTGTATGTGCGTGTGATTTAGGAGAACTTGTCGCATTCATCaattttcttgtattttgagTTTTCTTACACTGACAAACAGAACTTGTGACATAGGAGTAATGAGACATTTGTGAACTGTTATGTACATCAGTTTTTTTCACaattacaaacaaatatatgaatTCCTACCTCATAATTATGTTGACACTGTTATGTACCTTCTaaacatcagcatgttaatataaaCATTGTTTGCTGCCCAGTCCTGAGCTGGGACCCATGTAGCTATCCAGTCACTATCACCATTGTGCTGATGTTTTGATAGAATTTGGACACAGGATGTGTAATTATAATTATACTATCTTGCCTGTGGGAAAGTGGGCAGGGTTAAAACATGACATGTTTATATAATATGTTAATGATAGCTAATAGCTTATAAATAAGTTATAGATTATAACAGTTATGTTTTATCTATCATAAACTCAAAGGTGACAGATTTGTCATTACAAAAAACTGTGAATGGCAACATTTATGCATTTGTAATATGATTTTGAAagattttgttttacaaaataatttttaaacTCATAAAGAAGACTTAACTTCATCATTGGTGTTGTGTTGTAGCCCATGTTTCATTGTATCCTCACATTACTGCAGCTGATGACATGGACTATGGACAGTGGTTGACCCCTCAACTTAAAGAGTCACAGTAAAACAATAGTTCATAGTTTTTCAAATATTCATGTCCTCTTTTGTGCTGAGTTCTAAAAGAATAGCATTGACccacttaacacacacacacacacactcacacacgtaaACATTTGCTGTACAGCTTCTTCGGATTCTAAGAATTTAAATCAAGCCAACGTGCATCTGTTTGGTCATGTGTTGGGCCTAAATGTCAAGCCAAAGATGAATCATTACCCCAGAGGACCTCATATTTTTAAGAATCATTCTGCCTTGAATAAGTgatatatttaactttatttattttgtcttcaggCTCAAAGGACAATTGATTTTGGTTAAATTAAAACAGATAAGTTCACTGTTCAGATATTTGGCAATAGCTTTGACCCTTCTTGGTCATCTCAGAAACTATTGCTGTGCTGCAAATTGTCAGAGAAAAGCATATATGACAATTACTATAGGTGCCTGGTTATGTTTTAACATGAGGACGCATACTTGAAAAGCTCCATAAAGGGTGTTCTACACAGCACTGCAAAGATTACCTCAAGAATCGCCCTTTGGTCTAGATTAGTAACATTAATCTTGccatcaaaatcaaatcaacaacCGATTGGGTATCGGGACAGAAGATGTTTCGAGGACCGGCTAAGTTTTGACCGTATGGCCTCCACCCTACACCACAACAGTGGCATTTATAATCATAATTAAAAGCATGCAATTGTTACCTACATTATTGCACGTCAAAGGTTGTTTTAATGTACAACTTAGAATGTGACTTTTGCTCCTCAAAacgtatatatattttatttttatttcaatccaAAGTCTGACAAGAACTAAGACTAAAACAAAGCAGTCTGGCTTCAGTCACTCAATCTGTTCTGATTTAGCCGTGACGAGTTGGACTGATCTGCCATTGTCAATTATTTAAAGTAGTGACAAGCTCATTTTATTCCCATATGATAACGATACATTTGGCTCCCGTTTACCTCAACTATCAACTAAGTTCAATCATATGACAAATCAATCTGAAACTAATATAAATCCCAACCCTGGCTGTCCTTACCTCCTCCATGACTTTGACACAAGTAAGGGAACCTCCACACGTTCCCAAGTCCGATGCAGAAGCCCACACAGGTGAGGATGTACTGGGCTTTGTTGTCCCATTTGGGCCGGTCGCTCCCTTCTGCCTCCTCTTTTTCGATCCTGTCCAGATCCTCATGGCTGGAGATCCGGAGATCCAGCCCCGGGTTAGGTAGCACCAGTCTCATGGTTGTCTCATGTGCACTGAAGCAGGGAGGTCTGCTGCGCTACAGTTATTATGGGTTGGTGCAGTGTTCATATAGGGGCACTAAGCAGTGAACGCAGGTTTATGATCTTTTACTTTATCTGAGGCAGACCACAGATTAAGCAGTACAATCACTGAACTTGTATCTTCATACAGGGTCCACGGATACACATGAATTTAACAgttaaacataaaatatactacatttaatttaaaagtaaaaaaaaaaaatgtaataatttagtAATAATAACACATGATGACTGGATGATTTGCCTTTATGAAAAAGAAGTGAGCAATTGCCTTATCAGTTAAGTCAATTGGAGTCTTATTTTGAAGGGTTACAATAGAAAAACACGTGCCTCCTGTTGCCAGGCAAAGAGCCATAAAAGTACCAATATGGGTCATGATATTccacatgatttattttaatagCACATATACCTAACAGTAACCACATGATTCTGTTCTTTAGTCTGAGCTGGGGCGAAGAAAATGTACAAGTCGTAACTTGGGGCTTTTATTGCAGGCTAAGTGCATGTGGTGTAATATAAGAGAAAGAAGGTACAGGAGGTCAAAGTATACAAGAATCAGCTCTGACATTGAAGATAATTTACAACATGTTAAAACAAAGACATatgtatattgtaaatattaGGCATAATGCAGTGGTTTTTATAACGATGATCATTTTGACAAGTAGCTATGAATAGCTACAGCTAGCAGCAGGTTTGGGCAGAAAGACTGGAAACATGGATCTAGCTTTGCTCAACTACTAATAATGATTTTtgctcttcatttttttcacgTATAGATGATGAGCTGAGATGTTAAGACAGAGCTAAGCTAGCTGCTTTCCTTTGTTTCCAGTCTCCATGCTAAGAAAGCAAGCAAATTAGTATTTTCCCCCAAATGTCAAATGTACAAATCATGACACAATAACAGGCAACTAATATTACAATAGTAATAACATATAATTAATTACAAAACAAGTATTTTACAGAAAATTCAGTCTCTATTCTACTCTTCTTTCACTGTACATggcaacaaaaaagaaacccaAAATGTATTACTGTATGTACAAAAAATAGAGCAGGTCtattttctctttgctttgtttttaaatactttgaagctatttaaaacttaattttctCGCTCATTGCTACAGTTGCGGAGATGCTGTCCACTGTCTTGTCACTGTAGTCCTCTTGCTTGCAGCATTTCCTCTGAATGAATTTGTAGAGGGCAACTCCAGGGATGCTTAAACAGGGGATTCCAGCCAGAATGAAGATGATGGTGTAGATCCAGGATGGAAATGAACGAGCCTCCAGGGTTGGGAAACTCTCCTGCAGCCAAGGTCAAAGGATATAATATGATTTACAGAAATTGATCATGTTGAAAAGGAATtataaatataagaataaagctagtttttgcacattttaagACCAGGCATCTTAGAATGTCTTTAAGCTACTATtctattttaaatcaaaaagtACACTTACCGCTGCCTCGTCCCAGACCAAGTAGGTGGGACTCTGGGTGACTTGGGTAACAACGTAAAACACCAAGATGACGACCATAATGAGTGGGCTTATGAATCTCCATGTCACCTGCCAGAAAATGTTGGGCTTGTGGCCAATCATAAACTCAATGTCCTTGTTAAACCTGTGTAGAAGCAATCACAGGGAGATCTCGTGTCAGCTGAGCATGTACAAAACATCCATAAAAGACAGCCTTGAACTTTTATTAGTTACAGTACTTAAAGCAGCCTGTTAGTGAGTTTCCATCACCTTGATATGGCACTGGACTTCAAGGAAGTCGGCCTCCGCTCCACTCTTTGTCTAATCTGTCCTTTTAGCATGGCATAATTCAATCTTTTGACCATTTATGTAAAAGTAATATTTCGCCTgctcatttacagttttttaacGGTAAGCTAAACAATACATATTCCACATTCCTCACCTAGGTCTTGCTACATCAGAAGATTCACTCTGTACTTCCGTATCTATGATATGATGTCCTGTAAAATTATCTCTGTACCAAGGTCTGAATACAATAAATTGGCCCGCTTCATGCATGTATGACAATAACTATGCTTTGACCTAGTGCCAAATGTAGTCACACGTCACATGTTGATagttacctccaccaaagaggctattttttttttttttacccctatccgtttgtttgttgcttGATTGATTTCTCAAAAGTTTAATGCAAAAGTGGCCAAACAGATTTCTATGAAATTTGGTTGAAGGATGgtacatgggccaagaaagaactgtACTTCCGTATCTATGATATGATGTCCTGTAAAATTATCTCTGTACCAAGGTCTGAATACAATAAATTGGCCCGCTTCATGCATGTATGACAATAACTATGCTTTGACCTAGTGCCAAATGTAGTCACACGTCACATGTTGATagttacctccaccaaagaggctttttttttttttttacccctatCCGTTTGTTGCTTGATTGATTTCTCAAAAGTTTAATGCAAAAGTGGCCAAACAGATTTCTATGAAATTTGGTTGAAGGATGgtacatgggccaagaaagaactctTTTAATTTTGGATAGCATTCTGGAAAAAGGGGCAGGACATTTATTGAATCAATTTCTATCATTTCTATAGTTGTTTGTAGGAGTATTCGAAAACTGCAAAAAACGATTTCTACAAAACTTGGTGGTGGGGATGGGGTCTAAGCCcgggaaaaaaacattatctttTGGTCTGGATGCAGATTAAggcatttttttatgttatcaGACTACTACAGTTGTTTATTAACTTCTAGATAATCATGTGTAAAAAATGTCATGTCCTCGGTGGAGGTTATACCCTCAACTTAGAGCAATtcagtgttggtgtgtttgcATGCTAACATTAGCCCACAACATAAAGGCCCTAGAGTGTCTAAAAAGTTTTACCTGGGACTATGTCCAATCTTTAGCCTATCAATGATCCCTTATACAGACTCACCTATCTATGCCGTAGATGTAGACAACAGAGACCATTTCACAGAGCCCAATGACCAGAAGGGGTATAGAGCCTGCAAAGCTGTCAAAAAGGGCTAGCCAGTAGTTTCCAGAGCGCTGAGCGAATATTAGCCCAAGAAGAAGAGAACCTAAGCAAGTCAGacctggggaaaaaaacaaaaataagtggTAATCATACTCACTTGAATGTGTTAATTTTAATTGTAAGTATAAGGAAATTACCGCAGAAGACTTCTTTGGGCCATGATCGAGGCAACACTCCGAGGTCCTGCAGAGGGACCACCACTCCCTCAATGTTGCCGAACATAGTCGAGAGGCCGAGGCAGAAGAGCATGACGAAGAAGAGAACCGCCCAGAGAGGGGAAATAGGCATCTTGATGATGGCCTCTGTGAATACGATGAAGGCCAATCCAGTTCCCTCTACACCctgaaaacatttcaatcaTTCAGACTATTAACATTATATCTGTGAGACGGAAAACTAGGTATCCCTCCCTCTGCTAAGGAAGGTTatcttttaatttctgtttgtctcttACATTAATTTTTTCACTTTAACAATGCGAGGaccatttttgacattttccctgATTTCCTAGAGAATGATTCATGTCACACAtcaaaatgtgagtgtgtgctccGTTGAGTGTCATAAATGGTTTTGATGCTCTCTACTGACCTGACTGAGAAAAACCTGCATGTCACAGGTCTGTAAAGGCAATCCTGCGATGACAAGTGGCTGTGTTTGGTTGAGGTGGGTCAGGACCTCTTCGTAGTTGCTGCCTGTGATGCTGTCTTCAGGATAGTTGAAGGTGTTCAACAGCTGCAAGACGTTGCTGCAAATCAAGCACAGAGCAATGAGTTCGGTTTGATGGAAGCAAAGCGGACTCAAGGTTTCCTGCTGGGCAGTTTGCGACTCACTCTCCGATGCAGTCGTCGAAGTTTTGCATTGCTCTGAAGCCGATGATGGAATAGATCACCGTTGCCGCGTACACCGAGGTGCAGCCATTGATGAGGGAGATGAGAACAGCGTCCTGCTCGCAGTTGTTGCTACGAGAAAATGATGATGGCGTGACGAGAAGAGTTCAAAAAGTTTGTTAATCGTCTGAGGATTATTGTCTGACTGTGCACACTAGGCCGTTACTCACTGAACAGAGTTGTAACTGGAGAAAGAGATGAGACCTCCAAAAGCCAAAGAGAAGGAGTAGAAAACCTGGGCCCCTGCATCCAGCCAGGTTGCTGGATTCATTAACTCATTCACCTGCAGGAGAATCAAAATACATACTCTTAGTTAAACTGAGCTGAGATTCTTGTACCTAATTAAATTGTTGCTCAGTCAGTAAACACTATTTCCTACTGTCCTGTGCACTGTTAATAATTAATACATGAAGGTACTGTGCACCATAATTTAAAGTCTAATCTTCCTTGACACACAATACAATCATAAACAATACACTggatgataaatgaattgctCCATTAAATCGTGATGACTTTGaagtttatataaaaacatgagtCACGTTTAATTtgtcaataaaaaatatgattagAATTTATCTCTGACACTtcaatacatttgttttcagctgctgtggttATCTCTGTTTACTCTCACTACCACCCTGTAAATCTCTATACTCAACCCTTACTCTAAACAACGCATGGTTAATTGAAGGGTTGTGGGCCCTTTTTcactatgctaagctaaccggCTGCCAAAGTCAGTCTTCTGTCAATCTCATGTATCGCTTAACAAGTTAAATAATAtcagtatatttaaaaatacttcATTGTAGTAGTTATAGTGGTGGGGGTGTAACAATGGCACTCACGTCTGGCGTGAAGAGGAACTTGATCCCCTCAAAAGAACCCTTCAGAGTCAGCCCTCTGATGAGGAAGATGGTGAGGACCAAATATGGCAGAGTGGACGTGACGTACACAGCCTGAGAATTGAGAGTATTTTAATAATGATCAAAAGATAACTATTTGAAAAGACATAAAGATTTCATGTTTGGAGGGAACTGCACCACTCAAATGTAATGCCACAGGCAGACCTTTCCACTAGTCTCTATCCCC harbors:
- the LOC133972493 gene encoding sodium-dependent neutral amino acid transporter B(0)AT1-like translates to MKLKLPNPGLDDRIPSHEDLERMEKEETEGSDRPKWDNKAQYLLTCVGFCVGLGNVWRFPYLCQSHGGGAFMIPFLILLVLEGIPLLHLEFAIGQRLRKGSVGVWRSINPHLTGIGVASLLVSLLVGMYYNTIMAWIMWYLFNSFQNPLPWSQCPLNANRTGVVEECARSSTVDYFWYRETLNTSTAIDESGGLQWWIVLSLVAAWSLLYVCCIRGIETSGKAVYVTSTLPYLVLTIFLIRGLTLKGSFEGIKFLFTPDVNELMNPATWLDAGAQVFYSFSLAFGGLISFSSYNSVHNNCEQDAVLISLINGCTSVYAATVIYSIIGFRAMQNFDDCIGDNVLQLLNTFNYPEDSITGSNYEEVLTHLNQTQPLVIAGLPLQTCDMQVFLSQGVEGTGLAFIVFTEAIIKMPISPLWAVLFFVMLFCLGLSTMFGNIEGVVVPLQDLGVLPRSWPKEVFCGLTCLGSLLLGLIFAQRSGNYWLALFDSFAGSIPLLVIGLCEMVSVVYIYGIDRFNKDIEFMIGHKPNIFWQVTWRFISPLIMVVILVFYVVTQVTQSPTYLVWDEAAESFPTLEARSFPSWIYTIIFILAGIPCLSIPGVALYKFIQRKCCKQEDYSDKTVDSISATVAMSEKIKF
- the LOC133972494 gene encoding sodium-dependent neutral amino acid transporter B(0)AT1-like, giving the protein MRLVLPNPGLDLRISSHEDLDRIEKEEAEGSDRPKWDNKAQYILTCVGFCIGLGNVWRFPYLCQSHGGGAFLIPFLILLVLEGMPLLLLEFAIGQRLRKGSVGVWRSINPYLNGIGIASMLVSFLVGLYYNTLIAWILWYLFNSFQSPLPWTQCPLNDNRTGFVPECQESSTVDYFFYRVTLNTSPSITESGGIHWPIVLCLLAAWSIVAICCIRGISTSGKAVYVTAILPYIVLTIFLIRGLTLKGALSGITFLFTPDLEELMKPLTWLDAGAQVFYAFGLAWGGLISFSSYNPVHNNCMQDAVILSVVTGFTSVYAAMVTYSIIGFRATEKYDNCISENIMTLLNQFNLPEDNITTSNYEVAFNQLNSSYPDVVLGLDIKTCDMQTLLSEGVEGTGLAFIVFTEAITKMPGSPIWSVLLFVMLLCLGLSTLFGNIEGVVVPLKDLHVFPKHWPHEALTGTTCFVAFLITLLFAQPSGLYWVNLFDNFAGSVPLLTTGLFEMIAVVYIYGIDRFNEDIKFMTGRKPGIFWQVSWRFISPLIVMVILVFYLVTQVQEELTYLVWDPNAVEFPSLVSTPYPSWINAVVFLLAGVPSVAVPVYAVCRLVLNCCKKRSKN